The Vicia villosa cultivar HV-30 ecotype Madison, WI linkage group LG1, Vvil1.0, whole genome shotgun sequence genome includes a region encoding these proteins:
- the LOC131654465 gene encoding uncharacterized protein LOC131654465, with protein MLKVSKSSPFLKDPFIESCRFMVGNGFNTPFWEVCWLSDACLSDVFPELYAISLLKNVSVAVMGGWYDGIWKWGDLGISEDEAVEAGLFSRLMSLRNCLESFVGCSLEKDTVSWNLETDKCFTVSSCYSRYAIRRIPFGPINRNDDVLDKIWKMEVPFKVKAFAWRLFVNRLPTKDLLKVRGIPLSASNLLCVFCGLHLEDREHIFINCNVIKLVWKDIGEWVEFSGWKEKYCIPLFMEWYAMSCRRRIKEGKLGVLWLATCWIIWLTRNAFCFNQEVWNVNDIVWKIKILLWRWSSFGDITYSNCNFYDFCKEPLSFLS; from the coding sequence ATGCTAAAGGTTAGTAAATCTTCTCCTTTTCTTAAAGATCCTTTTATTGAGAGTTGTCGCTTTATGGTGGGCAATGGGTTTAACACACCGTTTTGGGAGGTTTGTTGGTTAAGTGATGCTTGCTTGTCGGATGTTTTCCCGGAACTTTATGCTATTTCTTTGTTGAAAAATGTTTCGGTGGCGGTCATGGGAGGGTGGTATGATGGTATTTGGAAATGGGGAGACTTGGGCATTTCGGAAGATGAGGCGGTTGAGGCGGGATTGTTTTCTAGGTTAATGTCTTTACGAAATTGCTTAGAATCTTTCGTGGGTTGTAGTTTGGAGAAGGATACCGTGAGTTGGAATTTGGAGACGGATAAGTGTTTTACGGTTTCATCTTGTTATAGTCGGTATGCTATCCGACGAATTCCTTTTGGTCCTATTAATAggaatgatgatgtgttggataaAATTTGGAAGATGGAGGTACCTTTCAAAGTTAAGGCTTTTGCTtggagactttttgtgaataggctaCCAACCAAAGATTTATTGAAAGTTAGAGGTATTCCTTTGTCCGCTTCTAATTTACTTTGTGTTTTTTGTGGGTTACATTTGGAGGATAGAGAACATATTTTTATCAATTGTAATGTAATTAAACTTGTTTGGAAAGACATTGGTGAGTGGGTGGAATTTTCGGGTTGGAAGGAGAAATATTGCATTCCTCTTTTTATGGAATGGTATGCCATGAGTTGTAGGAGAAGAATTAAAGAAGGAAAATTGGGGGTGTTATGGTTGGCCacttgttggataatatggttGACAAGAAATGCTTTTTGCTTCAATCAAGAGGTGTGGAATGTAAATGATATTGTGTGGAAGATCAAGATTTTGTTGTGGAGATGGTCTTCCTTTGGAGATATTACCTattccaattgtaacttttacgatTTTTGTAAAGAGCCGTTGTCTTTTTTATCGTAA